In Rutidosis leptorrhynchoides isolate AG116_Rl617_1_P2 chromosome 2, CSIRO_AGI_Rlap_v1, whole genome shotgun sequence, one genomic interval encodes:
- the LOC139891065 gene encoding uncharacterized protein, whose amino-acid sequence MSSVERSFEAWEEVQRHGLDLADRLTQGVTGLIQSHIINPPSFTWPNPNSHKLFDVEFPTPNFVTRDLALVIQNNTYGINGVSAIFDIGNKLGQAGVDFGANLNGVVQQFFMSLPVPSFKHEEDSVVLRVDSGVHRGGDLGVNLQMVHEDVGTLTKRFKDVGFSENEMVKADADEDEGSGFNLKLAQFSGKPQGMLNLSSTYDSRTREVESSFVARGDFWRVESSLGSSTSGNGNLFLVQLGPLLFVRDSTLLLPVHLSKQHLLWYGYDRKNGMHSLCPAVWSKHRRWLLMSMVCLNPLACSFMDLQFPNGQLTYVAGEGLSTSAFLPFLGGLLQAQGQYPGDMRFSYSCKNKWGTRITPMVQLPERSFTMGFEQALAWKRSGLMVKPTVQFSLHPTIGGSNPGVKAEVVHSVKEDLNLIGGCSFTSHPSAFASVSVGRSKWNGNVGKSGMVLKLETPLGNVGQPSFSVQLNSGIDF is encoded by the exons ATGTCATCAGTTGAGAGATCATTTGAAGCATGGGAAGAAGTACAAAGACATGGATTAGATTTAGCCGATCGATTAACACAAGGTGTTACAGGTCTAATTCAATCACATATAATTAATCCACCATCATTTACATGGCCAAACCCTAATTCGCACAAGCTGTTTGATGTTGAATTCCCTACTCCAAACTTTGTTACGAGAGATCTAGCGCTTGTAATTCAGAATAATACTTATGGAATCAATGGTGTGTCTGCAATTTTTGATATTGGGAATAAATTAGGTCAAGCTGGGGTGGATTTTGGGGCTAATTTAAACGGTGTCGTTCAGCAGTTTTTTATGAGTTTACCTGTGCCTAGTTTTAAGCATGAGGAAGATAGTGTTGTGTTAAGGGTGGATAGTGGTGTTCACAGGGGTGGTGATTTAGGGGTTAATTTGCAGATGGTTCATGAAGATGTTGGGACTTTGACCAAAAGGTTTAAGGATGTTGGTTTTAGTGAAAATGAAATGGTGAAAGCTGATGCTGATGAAGATGAAGGTTCTGGATTTAATCTGAAACTTGCTCAGTTTTCGGGTAAACCTCAG GGGATGCTTAATTTATCATCAACATATGATAGCCGGACCCGTGAAGTGGAAAGTTCTTTTGTTGCAAGAGGAGATTTTTGGAGAGTAGAATCATCACTTGGAAGTTCGACGTCAGGAAACGGAAATCTTTTTCTTGTACAGCTTGGCCCATTACTTTTTGTTCGCGATTCTACTCTTCTTCTGCCAGTTCATTTGTCAAAGCAACATTTGCTTTGGTATGGTTATGACAGAAAG AATGGAATGCATTCTCTTTGTCCAGCAGTGTGGTCAAAGCATAGAAGGTGGCTCTTGATGTCAATGGTTTGCCTTAATCCGTTGGCTTGT TCGTTCATGGATTTGCAGTTCCCGAACGGTCAGCTAACATATGTAGCCGGTGAAGGGTTATCGACTAGTGCGTTTTTACCATTTTTGGGGGGTCTACTTCAAGCTCAAGGTCAATATCCGGGAGATATGAGATTCAGTTATTCATGCAAG AATAAATGGGGAACACGAATTACGCCAATGGTGCAATTGCCTGAAAGATCGTTCACGATGGGTTTTGAACAAGCTTTAGCATGGAAGAGATCTGGTCTCATGGTCAAACCTACTGTCCAATTCAG CTTACATCCAACTATTGGCGGGAGCAATCCTGGAGTGAAGGCTGAAGTTGTGCATTCGGTAAAAGAGGACTTGAATCTGATTGGTGGTTGTTCATTTACATCACATCCATCAGCATTTGCTTCAGTATCC GTAGGTAGGTCAAAGTGGAACGGAAATGTTGGAAAATCGGGGATGGTTTTAAAACTTGAAACTCCTCTGGGAAACGTTGGCCAGCCGTCTTTTTCTGTTCAATTAAATAGTGGCATAGACTTTTGA